The DNA region GTCGCAAGCGGGACGGCGAGCAATCGGTTCGCTCCTCGGCTGACGAACAGTATACTACCGGCCAGAAGTAGATTACCGGCCAGATAGCCGCGCCTCCACACCAGTTATCGAACGGATACGACAACTGTCGTAGGGAAAGGTTGATACGGGTGGCAGACAATCACAAACACGAAATGCCTGACACGAAAAGCGGCCGCGAGAGGAAGGGCAGAAACAAGCGTTCACAGTTGGAGCACCACCTCGCTCGGCGGGAAGTACGGACGCTTGACGTGGACGACGAACCGGAACTTTACGACGACGTGGAGGAACTCGACGAAGACGTTCTCAACCTCTACGCGTTGAACGGCCGAGAGCAGTAGACGGAGCCCGATTGCGGCACGCATTTCTTTGCAGTTCGACGGCCGAGCCGTGCGTCCGTCGGACGGGCGGGACGGCGACGCTCCACGAGTTACAGTTCATATATAAATGCCGGATATTACGTCCCACGTGTCGATTCGAGTTTTGTGCTAACATGGTACAGTAGTCACCGGCGAGGAGTCTCTGTCCGTGTGTTTTCGATAGATGGGTGTTGGCGGTTCTCGTGGTGTGTGGTAGCTCTCGTACGCAACCTTTTTATAGAATCACAAACAATCACCGGTCGACTATGAGCCAGCGAATGCAACAGGGTCAGCCGATGATCATTCTCGGAGAGGATTCCCAGCGCGTCAAGGACCGCGACGCGCAGGCGTACAACATTCGCGCCGCCCGCGCGGTAGCGGAGGCCGTCCGCTCCACACTCGGCCCGAAGGGGATGGACAAGATGCTCGTCGACTCGATGGGCGACGTCACCGTCACGAACGACGGCGTCACCATCCTCAAAGAGATGGACATCGACAATCCGACGGCCGAGATGATTATCGAAGTCGCCGAGACCCAGGAGGACGAGGCCGGCGACGGAACGACGACGGCCGTCGCCATCGCGGGCGAACTCCTGAAGAACGCCGAGGACCTCCTCGAACAGGATATCCACCCGACGGCGGTCATCAAAGGCTACAACCTCGCCAGCGAGAAGGCGCGTGAGGAAGTCGACAACATCGCGACGCGAGTCGATCCCGACGACGAAGAACTGCTGAAGAAGGTCGCCGAGACCTCGATGACGGGCAAGGGCGCGGAACTCAACAAGGAGGTGCTCGCGAACCTCGTCGTCGGCGCGGTCCAGCAGGTCACCGTCGAGGCCAACGACGGTTCGCACGTCGTCGACATGGAGAACGTCAAGATCGAGACGCAGACCGGTCGCTCCGCCGGCGACTCCGAACTGCTCCGCGGCGCGGTCATCAACAAAGACCCCGTCCACGACGACATGCCCGTCGACTTCGACGAGGCGGACATCCTGCTGCTCAACGAGGCTATCGAGGTCGAGGAGGCCGGCGTCGACACGAACGTCAGCATCGACAGCCCCGACCAGCTCCAGCAGTTCCTCGACCAGGAGGAGGAACAGCTGAAGAAGAAGGTCGACCAGATCGTCGACTCCGGCGCTGACGTCGTCTTCTGTCAGAAGGGTATCGACGACCTCGCCCAGCACTACCTCGCCAAACAGGGCGTGCTGGCGATTCGCCGGACGAAGAAGTCCGACATCGAGTTCCTCAAGAACGTCGTCGGCGGCAGCGTCGTCACCGATCTCGACGACATCGGCGACGCCGACCTCGGCTTCGGCTCGGTCCGCCGCGACGAGGAGGACGAACTGTTCTACGTCGAGGGTGAGGACGCCCACGGCGTGACGCTGCTGCTCCGCGGTTCCACCGACCACGTCGTCGACGAACTGGAGCGCGGCATCAAGGACGCGCTCGACGTCGTCGCCACCACCGTCTCCGACGGCCGCGTGCTCGCCGGCGGCGGCGCTATCGAAGTCGAACTCGCCTCCCGACTCCGCGACTACGCCGACTCGGTCTCCGGCCGCGAGCAGCTCGCGGTCGAGGCGTTTGCCGACGCGCTCGAACTCGTCCCGCGCGTCCTCGCCGAGAACGCCGGTCTCGACGCCATCGACACGCTCGTCGACCTCCGCGCGGCCCACGAGGACGGCGACGTGCGCGCCGGTCTGAACGCCTTCACGGGCGACGTCGAGGACACCTTCGAGGCGGGCATCGTCGAACCCGCCCACGCGAAGGAGCAGGCGCTCTCGTCTGCCACCGAGGCCGCGAACCTCGTGCTGAAGATCGACGACATCATCGCCGCGGGCGACCTCTCGACCGGCGGCAACGACGACGAGGAAGGCGGCGCACCCGGCGGCATGGGTGGCATGGGCGGTATGGGCGGCATGGGCGGTGCAATGTAAGACGACCTTTTACGCTGCACTCGGGCGGCTTCGCCGCCCTCGCTCGGTAAAAGCTCGACCAAAAGCACTCGTCGCTCACTTCAGTCGCTCCGCGACTTCCGTTCGCGACTCGGCCCGCTCGGGCCTGACGGCCCTCACGGTGAGTGAACTGGACGACTTCCGCCCGTGGTACCGCCGTTCAATCGACTCCAAATTCTTCGGACAGTAGACATATTCCGGATTTCCGAGTAGTGGCGGCTATGCCTTCCAGACGTGCGGTCGTCGCCGAGGCCTCGGAGTCGTAAGTCCCACCGACCCCGTCGAAGCTTAGCAGTAACTAAATAGGCGCTCCGCAAAATTTGCGCGCATGAAGACGCTGCTCCTCAACAGCGAGGACGTACACCACAACGCCCGGATGCCGGAACTCATCCGGGCAATCGAGGACGCCTTCGCCGCCTACGAGCGCGGCGACGCGCAGATGCCCCCCAAGTCCTACATCGACCTGCCGCAGTACAACGGCGACTTCCGGTCGATGCCCGCGTACTTGGAGGCGAAAGAGTGGGACGCCGCGGGCATCAAGTGGGTGAACGTCCACACCGACAACCCCGGCGACCACGACCTTCCCACCGTCATGGGGACGATGATCTACTCGGACCCCGAGACGGCGTTCCCGCTCGCCATCATGGACGGCACCGAGTTGACGATGCAGCGCACCGGCGCGGCCGCCGCCGTCGCCACCGATCACCTCGCCGTCGAGGACGCCACGTCGATGGGAATCGTCGGCGCGGGCGTCCAGTCGTACACGCAACTGCGGGCGATTTCCGAAGTTCGACCCATCGAGGAAGTCGTCGTCTCCGACCTCGACGAGGAGCGCGTCGCGCGCTTCCTCGACACCTTCGAGGAGGAGTTCGACATCCGCGCGGGTAGCATCGAGGAGACCGCGTCCTGTGACGTGCTCTCGACGGTGACGCCCGTCGAGTCGCCCATCGTCCCTCGCGAGGCCGTCGGCGACCACACCCACATCAACGCGATGGGTGCCGACGCCGAAGGCAAACACGAACTCGCCGACGAGGTGCTCCTCGACGCGAAACTCGTCATCGACGACTACGAGCAGACGACCCACTCCGGCGAGATCAACGTCCCGTACAACGCGGGCGTCCTCGACGACGACGACATCTACGGCCAGATAGGTGAGATCGTCGTCGGCAAGAAGGACGGTCGCACCGCCGACGACGGCATCACCGTCTTCGACTCGACGGGTCTGGCGATTCAGGACGTCGCCGCCGCGCACGTCGTCTACGAGCACGCCGACGAGAACGACAACGGCTACCCGTTCGACCTGTTGGGTCTGGGCAAGTAAGCGTCGTCGGAGTCGGTCGCCGCGCTACTACACGTCCGTCTCCGTCTCGTCACTCCCCCGGCGTCGCTCGATTCGATCGAACACGCGCGTGAGAAGCCAGACGATCACCATGAACGGCAGGAGCGGGACGATGAGAATCACCAAAAGCAGCGCGTACGTCAGACCGATAACGTTCATCTCGGTGTCGGGGTGACTCTTGTATCCCGGCGTCACTGTCCGATAGGCTTTCGTCATCAGCCCTGGCGTCTCGTCGTCGGAACTCATGGCAGAGCGTACGTCGTCCGGGAGATTAAGCGTTAGTCGCCCGACGGGTCGCCGACCCGATTCCGGGCGACACCTCTCGACGGACGGGAGTCAAAAACGAAGACGAAAACGCGTCGGTTCGACGACTACGCGCCGATACCCATGCCGAGGAACAGCGTCATCGTGATGGCCATGATGATGAACCCGGCGACCATCGCGACGGTGGTGTAGCCGAGGATGTCGCGGGCGCGCAGTTTCGCCAGCGCAAGCGCCGGCACCGCCCAGAACGGCTGGATCATGTTCGTCAGCTGGTCGCCCATCATCTCGATGACGACGGCGGTGTACAGCGGCATACCCAGTTCCCGAGTCGTCTCAAGGAGAATCGGTCCCTGTGCGACCCACTGACCCCCGCCGGAGGGGACGAACACGTTGACGATACCCGCGCTGATGAGCCCGAGCACCGGCCACGTCAGCGGGGTCGAGATGTCCGCGAAGAAGCCCGAGATGACGGCGGCGAGCGCCGTCCCGGTGAGCAGTCCGGCGATACCCGCGTAGAAGGGGAACTGGAAGAGAATCCCGGCGACGTTCTTGACGCTGTCGTCCATCTGGTTGACGATGCGCTTCGGGGTCACCCAGAGCACGATGGCGCAGAAGATGAAGAACGCGTTGATGGTGTCGAGGTTTATCGCACCGAGTCCACTCTGGAGAACGTCGGAGAGAAAGTAGTACGCCGGGAACAGCGCGATAATCAACCCGAGTATCCGCGAGTGGTTGAGTCGGTCCGCCACCGTCGTCCGTGTCTGCGGTTGTGGCTGTGCCTGCGCAGCGACGCCGCCGTCGGTGGCGACGCCGGGGTCGGGGGTGTCGTCTGTCGTCTGGAGTCCGTTCGAGATCTCGTCGTAAACGTCGTCGGGCAGTTCGGTTATCTTCTCGGTTCCCTCCGGGTGGAGACTCCCCATGACCAGCGGGATGACCGCGAGCATCAACACGACGGTGACGATGTTGACGAGACTCCCGATGGTCTCACTCAGCGGAATACCCTCCTGAGCGTACTCGGGGAACGTCGACGGGATGGCGGCGGGGTCCGCCATGATGAGTCCGCTCGACGTGGTGATGCCGGAGTGCCAGATCATGAGTGCGGTGTAGCCCGCAGCGATGAGAAGCGGATAGTGGAGTTTGAGCCCCTTCTCCTTGCCCCTAAAGGCGACTTGGCGGGCGATGACCGCACCGACGATGAGACCGATGGCCCACGAGATGAGGCCGGCGAGCATCGCGACGAAGGACGTGAGCGCGACGGCCGAGAACTGCGAGTTCGGCAGTCCGGCGATTCGCTGCAACAGCCTCGACACCGCCGGCGATTTCGCGATGGCGTCACCGACCATCAGCGTCAGCGAGAACTGCGCCATGAACACCAGAAGCGTCCAGACGCCGCCGAACCACGCGTCCATCACACCCGTCGGCGACGTGCCGACCAGGAGCGCGCCCACCGCCGCGATGAACGTGAGTACGATGACGAGAACGTACGGATCCGGAACGTACTCCATCGCGATATCCGCAAACCATTCGCCTAATCGTTTAATCGGGTCAGTAAGTGCCATACGCTACAGTCCCGAATGAATAATTGGTATATAATGGTTTGGCATGGTATCTCACCACAGAGGACAGAAAATTGAGACGTGTGTTCGAATTTTGATATGCTCTGCTGTCGTCCCGGGCTTTCCCGCGAGAGTCGTCAGTTCAGAACCACTAAACGGGACTCGGATGACCGGCGACGTGACGCTTAAGAACCGAGCCCACGGACACACCGACAATGAATGACGTGTGTGTCGTTGGCATGGGCTCGACCGAGTTCGGCGTCCGCGACGAACGCATCAAAGAACTCGGAATCACGGCGGTCGCGCGGGCGCTACGCTCCTGTGACATCGACAGAGAGGACGTCGACGCGCTGTACCTCGGTAACTTCGTCGCTGGGATGCTGGAGGGACAGGAGACGCTCGCACCGCTCGTCGCCGACAGCGTCGGCCTCTCGGGGATTCCGACGATGAAAACCGAAGGCGCGTGCGCGAGTTCGGGCATCGCGTTCAGACAGGCGTATCAGGCGATTCGGACCGGCGTCCACGACATCGTCGTCGTCGCGGGCGTCGAACGGATGACGAACGCCGAGACGCCGGAGTTCACCCGCGCGCTCGGCAGCGCCGCCGACCACGGCACCGACGGGGCGACCGGGCTGACGTTTCCGGGCTTCTACGGCCTCGTGCTCGACCGCTACATGTACGAGTACGGTGCGACTCGCGAACAGGTCGCCGCCGTCTCGGTGAAAAATCGGAGAAACGGCGCGTCGAACCCGCGTGCGCGGTTCCGGTCGCCGGTGACCGTCGAGGACGTCGTCGAATCGCGACTCGTCGCGGACCCACTTCGCCTCTACGACTGCTGTCCCGCCGCCGACGGCGGCGCGGCGGTCGTTCTCGCGTCCGCGGAGGTCGCCGAGTCGTTCACGAGCGCGCCGATACCCGTACTCGGCAGCGGTCACGCGACGGGCCGAAGCGCCGCCTACCGCTACGACGACCTGACGACGCTCGAAGCCACGACGCTCGCCGCCGAGGAGGCGTACGACGCGGCCGGTCTCTCCCCGTCGGACGTCGACGTCGTCGAGCTTCACGACTGCTTCTCGGCCGCCGAAATCGGCGACTCCGAGGACCTCGGTTTCTTCGAGAAGGGCGAGGGCGCGGCCGCCGTCGCGGAGGGTCGAACCGCCGTCGACGGCGAACTCCCAATCAACCCGAGCGGCGGATTACTTGCGAAGGGTCACCCGGTCGGTGCGACAGGTATCGGCCAAGTTTACGAGGTGTGTCTGCAGTTGCTTGGCGAACACGAGAATCAGGTCGACGGGGCCGAGGTCGGACTGGCACACAACCTCGGCGGCAGCGGTGCGGTGAGCACCGTTACGGTGCTCGGAGGGCCGTCGCATGTCTGAGTCGCCGTCGCCTCCGCGATTTCCGGCGACACGATGTCCCGACTGCAGTCTGCTCTACGGCCACGAAGCGTACGTCTGCCGCGAGTGCGGGTCCGAGACGTTCGAGGAGGCGCCACTCGACGGGAACGGGACGGTGTACGCGCGGACGACGATTCGGGTCCCGGGGTCCGGCCAGCAGGGCAAGGAACCGTTCGAGGTGGCCGTCGTCGACGTCGGCGGCGCGGAGTCCGTGCGGGTGACTGCCCGAATCGAAGACAACCCCGGAGTCGGCCCCGACGACCCCGTCGAGTTCGTCGAACGGCGCGAGGGCGTCTTCTACTTCCGAGCGGCATAGCGTCTCCGAAGCGACGACTGTGACGACTGCGACGGAACGAAGAGACGACTGCGACGGAACGAAGAGAATCGAGGGACTCACTTTTCACCTCCGGAGCCAATAGCCGCTCATGCGTGCGATACGGTACCACGAACACGGCGGCCCGGGCGTGCTCCGCGTCGACGAGGTGGAGAAGCCGATTCCGGGCGAGGGCGAGATTCGAGTCGAACTGAAGGCCGCGGGCGTCAATCCCGTCGACACGTACCTCCGAGACGGGTCGTACCAACCGTTCACGCTCCCGATGGTCCCCGGCGTCGACTTCGCGGGCGTCGTCGACGAGGTGAGCGCAGGAGTCGACGGCTTCGACGTCGGCGACCGGGTGTTCGGCACCGGCCTCGGAAACGACCGCTACGGTAGCACAGCGGAGTACGTCACCGCGCCCACGGACAGAGTTGCACACCTCTCGGACGGCGTGTCGTTCGTGGAGGCGGGCGCGGCGGGCGTCGCCGCCGTCACCGCGTGGCGCGCCGTCGTCGACCACGCGGCGCTCGAACCGGCCGAGTACTGCCTCATCCACGGCGGCAGCGGCGGCGTCGGCCACGCCGCGGTGCAGATCGCCGCCGCGTCGGGTTCGCGGGTCGTCACGACGGCGAGCGAGCGGTACCACGACAACCTTCTGAACCTGGGCGCGCGGACGGTACTCGACTACCGGCGCGACGACCTCCAGTCGGCGGTCGTCGAAGCGACGGAGGGCGGCCCGAGCGTCGTCGTCGACCACATGCTCGAACGCTACCTCCAGTTCGACTGTGACGTCGCCGCGCCGTACGCCCGCATCGTCCTCTTCCGCAACCGGCATCTGGAAGCCGGGTTCACGAACGTCCCCGCCGCTGGGGGAAAGGAACTGCAGTTCCACCTGATGAGCATGTACAACGCGCCGCGACTCGCCGACCCGCTGGAACGGGTCGACCGCCTGCTCGCGGACGGCCTCCTGCGCGTCGAAGTCGCTGGCGAGTACGGCTTCGACGAGGTAGCGGAGGCGCATCGGCGGGTCCGTGAAGAGAGCTTCCTCGGGAAACTCGTCGTGGTTCCCTGACGGTCCACGAGCCGACTCCGGTCGGGTGCTACGCTTCGTCTTCGCGGAGTTCGACGCGGCGAATCTTCCCACTCGACGTCTTGGGGAGTTCGTCGAGGAACTCGATCTCTCTGGGGTAGGCGTGTTTGGCGAGTCGCTCGCGGACGAACTCCCGAATCGAAGCGGCCAACTCGTCGTCGTGAGCGGTTCCCTCAGTAGTGACGACGTACGCCTTCACGAGTTCGCCGCGTTTCTCGTCGGGGACGCCGACGACGGCCGCCTCGGCGACGGCCTCGTGTTCGAGCAGCGTACTCTCGACCTCGAAGGGGCCGATGCGGTAACCCGACGAGAGGATAACGTCGTCGGCGCGGCCGACGAACCAGAGGTAGTCGTCGCCGTCGCGTTCGGCGGCGTCGCCGGTCAGAAACAGCTCCCGGCCCTCGCGTTCGACCCACGCCGCGGCGGTCTTCTGCGGTTCGTTCCAGTAGCCGCGGAAGTAGGTCGACTCGCCGCGAGCGACGGCGAGTTCGCCGACCTCGTCGGCGTCGGTTTCGGTACCCGTCTCCGGGTCGACGACGCGAACGTCGAAGCCGGGGAGCGGTCGGCCCATACTCCCCGGTTTGACGTCCATCTCGCAGGCGTGGTGGTTGCCCGCGACCATCCCGCACTCGGTGACGCCGTAGTGGTCGTAGACGGTGACGCCGAGCTCCTCGTCGAACCACCGCATCACCTCCGGATTCAGCGGCTCGCCCGCGCTGTTCCCCTTCCGCAGCGAGAGGTCGTACGACTCGTGGGCGTCGCCGGCGGCCAGCAGCCCGCGATAGGCGGTCGGGCTCGTCGCGAGGCTCGTCACGCCGTAGCGCTCCATCACCCCGTACCACGCCTCGGGGTCGAACTCGCCCTCGTAGAGGACATTCGGGACCCCCGCGCTCACGGGGGCGATGCCCGCCGTCAACAGCCCGTACATCCAGCCGGGGTCGGCCGCGCCCCACACCGTCTCGTCGTCGCCGAGGTCCATCGAGCACTGCAGGTAGGGGTAGAGCGCCGCCAGTACTCGATGAGTGAGTTCACAGCCCTTCGGCGGCCCGGTCGTCCCGCTCGTGTACTCCAGCGTGCAGAGGTCGTCCGCGGCGGTCTCGGCGGTCTCGTACGTCGTGAACTGGTCACCGACGAGCGTCTCGTAGTCGAGGTCGTCGCCGCCGATGCCGTTGCCGATGTCGTCGCCGTCGCCGTCGTCGCTGGCGTCGGCTCCATCGCCCTCGCAATCGATGACGACGACGTTCTCAATTCCCACCGTGTCCTCGACAGCAGCGATCTTCTCGCGATAGTCGGTCGTGGTAAACACCGTCTTCACGCCCGCATCGGCCGCGCGGACCTCGATGGCGTTCGGCCCGAACGCGGTGAACAGCGGCACGTATACTGCGCCGCGCCGCCAGATGCCCAGAAACGTCGGGTAGAGTTCGGGGAGTCGGGGCACGAGCGTCGCCACCGGCTCGCCGCGGTCGACGCCCAGCGATTCGAGGGCGTTGGCGACCTGTGCGCTCCGCTCGTCGAGGTCGGCGTAGGTCAGCGTCTCGCGCTCGCCCTCCGCAGCGCCCTCCCAGTAGACGGCCGGTCCGGAGCCGACGTGCCGACAGACCGTCTCGTGGGCGACGTTGAACCGCTCGGGGCCGTCCCAGTCGAAGCCGTCCCAGACATCGTCCCACGAGAAGGAATCGCGGAGTCGTTCGTACGTCGTCATCGGCCTCTCCTCCGTTCGGTCGGGGCGATCGAGTCGGGTCGGGTCGGTCGGCGTGCCGTGGGTTGAGTGCTCATACCATGCCGATTCGAACAGGGGAGCATAAACCTCGGTGTCGAGGCGGACTCCGGACTCATGCGACGAAATCGGGGTCTCGGTTTTCGAGGAACGAGCGCGCCCCCTCGCGGGCGTCGGGTCCCGAGAAGAGGTAGCCGAGACCGTTTCGCATCGCCTCGTCCTCGCCCGCAAAGCGCAGCGACGCGTTGAGCCACGTCTTCGTCGTCTCCAGCGACGCGGGCGAGGAGCGCTTGAGCGCCGCGACGACGTCCGAAACGGCGTCGTCGAGGTCGCTCTCGTCGACGGCTCTGGCGAACAGGCCCCACTCGACGGCCTCCCCGGCACCGAGTTCTCGACCCGTCAGCGCGAGGTCGGCCGCGCGCTGGCGACCGACGAGGCGGGCAAGCCGCTTCGCGCCGTAGAAGGGATACGCGCCGATGCGCGTCTCGGGGAGCGCGAAGACGGCGTCGTTCGGGACGACCGTGAGATCCGCCGAGATGAGTAACTCGAAGCCGCCGCCGTATGCCGACCCGTTCGCCTTCGCGATGACCGGGACCGGCGAGCGCTCGATAGCGCCGAAGCAGCCGAGTACCGTATCCGCGAGTTTGCGGGCGTCTCGCGGGTTCTCGATGTCGGCGAGCGACTCGATGTCGTCGCCAGCGCAGAACGTGCGGCCGTTGCCGGTGAGGACGATCGTGCGGGCGCCGTCGTCGTCGGCACGCCGCACTCCGTCGGCGACGGCGTCCCACATATCCAACGTCATCGCGTTCAGTTTCTCGGGTCGGTCGAGTCGAATCGTGCTCAGGCCGTCGGCGAACTCGTAACTGACGTGTTCAGTCATGTGGTGACAGCCTGCACGGAGGCCGATAGCTGGTCGGGTTCCGGAAACGGTCGTCAGGAGGTGAAACTGACCGCCGCGCAGTTACCGGTTCGCGGGAGCCAGCGCTTCTATCGTGCGCAACGTCAGGTCGTCGTCGGCCTGTCTCGGCACGGTCAGCATCGGCCGGTCGAGCACGTCGAGGTCGAGGATCGTCTCCAATCGCTTTCGGGCCGCGTCGGGGGTTCCGGCGACGCCGAGCGCATCGACCATCTCGTCGGTGACGGCGTCGCTGGCGGCCGCGCGGTCGCCGCTGCGCCACGCTTTCGCCACCTGGTCGGCCTCGTCGGGGAATTCGGTGGCGACCGCTCGCCGATAGCCCTCGCCGCTGCCGACGTAGTAGGCGAGGTGGCCGCGGACGGCGTCGTACGCTTCCGTCTCGTCGGCCGCGACCGCCGCTGGGACGTACGGGGCGACGGCGATGTTTTCGGGGTCTCTCCCGATCTCCCGGGCCGCGTCGGCGACGACCTCGAACGCCTCCGAGAGCCCCTCGAAGGGGATGTTGTGCGGAATCCAGCCGTCGCAGACGCGGCCGGTCGCGCGCCTGTTGGCGGGGCCGAGCGCCGCGTTGTACACCGGCACGTCGGCGTCGAGGCCGGGGAAGTCCGCCACCTCGAAGATGTCTCCGTCGTAGTCGACGGTGTCGGCGTCGCTCAGATACGCCTTCACGAGTTCGACCGTCTCGTGGACGCGGCGGACCGGTCGGTCGTACTCGATGCCGTGGAGGTCTTCGATCGCTTTCGGCGTGCTCGCACCGACGCCGAGCGTCACTCTCCCCGGCGCGAGGCGGTCGACCGACGCCGCGGCCATGGCGACGACGGCGGGCGAGCGCGAGAACACGTTGACGATGGCGGTGCCGAGGTCGACCGTCTCGGTCCGCATCGCGAGTTCGCCGAGTTGGACGAACGCGTCAGTACCCCAGAGTTCGCTCACCCAGACGGCGTCGTAGCCGAGCTCCTCCGCACGCTCGGCGACCGACGCCGGCGACTCCGCGGAGACGTCCGGGAGCAAGAGGCCGAGAGAAGTCGTCACGGCCGTTACTCCCCGTACCTCGTGACGTTCGCCAGTTCGGAGTCGTCGACGTCGGAGAAGGCGTCGCGGGCGATGACGCGTTTGTGGACCTCGTCCGCGCCGTCGACGAAGCGGAACTGCCGGACGTTCTGGTAGAAGTCAGCGAGCGGGAGGTCCTCGCCCACCGCGTTCGCGCCGCACAGTTGCATCGCCGTGTCGATGGCCTCCTGGACGACGTTCGAGGTGTAGAGCTTGCTCATCGACACTTCGATTCTGGCCTCGTCACCTGCGGTGATGCGGTCGGCGGCGTGTCGGACCATGCAGCGCGCCGCGTGGAGTTCGGTCTCGGCCTCCGCGACGGCGAAACGGATACCTTGTTTCTCGGCGACCGGCGACCCGAACGCCTCGCGCTCACTCGTGTAGGCTTTCGCCACGTCGAGTGCCCGCTGGGCCATCCCCGAGTAGCGCATACAGTGGGTCAGACGCGCGGGGCCGAGACGTTGCTGGG from Haloprofundus halobius includes:
- the thsB gene encoding thermosome subunit beta, which gives rise to MIILGEDSQRVKDRDAQAYNIRAARAVAEAVRSTLGPKGMDKMLVDSMGDVTVTNDGVTILKEMDIDNPTAEMIIEVAETQEDEAGDGTTTAVAIAGELLKNAEDLLEQDIHPTAVIKGYNLASEKAREEVDNIATRVDPDDEELLKKVAETSMTGKGAELNKEVLANLVVGAVQQVTVEANDGSHVVDMENVKIETQTGRSAGDSELLRGAVINKDPVHDDMPVDFDEADILLLNEAIEVEEAGVDTNVSIDSPDQLQQFLDQEEEQLKKKVDQIVDSGADVVFCQKGIDDLAQHYLAKQGVLAIRRTKKSDIEFLKNVVGGSVVTDLDDIGDADLGFGSVRRDEEDELFYVEGEDAHGVTLLLRGSTDHVVDELERGIKDALDVVATTVSDGRVLAGGGAIEVELASRLRDYADSVSGREQLAVEAFADALELVPRVLAENAGLDAIDTLVDLRAAHEDGDVRAGLNAFTGDVEDTFEAGIVEPAHAKEQALSSATEAANLVLKIDDIIAAGDLSTGGNDDEEGGAPGGMGGMGGMGGMGGAM
- a CDS encoding ornithine cyclodeaminase family protein → MKTLLLNSEDVHHNARMPELIRAIEDAFAAYERGDAQMPPKSYIDLPQYNGDFRSMPAYLEAKEWDAAGIKWVNVHTDNPGDHDLPTVMGTMIYSDPETAFPLAIMDGTELTMQRTGAAAAVATDHLAVEDATSMGIVGAGVQSYTQLRAISEVRPIEEVVVSDLDEERVARFLDTFEEEFDIRAGSIEETASCDVLSTVTPVESPIVPREAVGDHTHINAMGADAEGKHELADEVLLDAKLVIDDYEQTTHSGEINVPYNAGVLDDDDIYGQIGEIVVGKKDGRTADDGITVFDSTGLAIQDVAAAHVVYEHADENDNGYPFDLLGLGK
- a CDS encoding DUF7535 family protein codes for the protein MSSDDETPGLMTKAYRTVTPGYKSHPDTEMNVIGLTYALLLVILIVPLLPFMVIVWLLTRVFDRIERRRGSDETETDV
- a CDS encoding short-chain fatty acid transporter; this translates as MALTDPIKRLGEWFADIAMEYVPDPYVLVIVLTFIAAVGALLVGTSPTGVMDAWFGGVWTLLVFMAQFSLTLMVGDAIAKSPAVSRLLQRIAGLPNSQFSAVALTSFVAMLAGLISWAIGLIVGAVIARQVAFRGKEKGLKLHYPLLIAAGYTALMIWHSGITTSSGLIMADPAAIPSTFPEYAQEGIPLSETIGSLVNIVTVVLMLAVIPLVMGSLHPEGTEKITELPDDVYDEISNGLQTTDDTPDPGVATDGGVAAQAQPQPQTRTTVADRLNHSRILGLIIALFPAYYFLSDVLQSGLGAINLDTINAFFIFCAIVLWVTPKRIVNQMDDSVKNVAGILFQFPFYAGIAGLLTGTALAAVISGFFADISTPLTWPVLGLISAGIVNVFVPSGGGQWVAQGPILLETTRELGMPLYTAVVIEMMGDQLTNMIQPFWAVPALALAKLRARDILGYTTVAMVAGFIIMAITMTLFLGMGIGA
- a CDS encoding thiolase domain-containing protein yields the protein MNDVCVVGMGSTEFGVRDERIKELGITAVARALRSCDIDREDVDALYLGNFVAGMLEGQETLAPLVADSVGLSGIPTMKTEGACASSGIAFRQAYQAIRTGVHDIVVVAGVERMTNAETPEFTRALGSAADHGTDGATGLTFPGFYGLVLDRYMYEYGATREQVAAVSVKNRRNGASNPRARFRSPVTVEDVVESRLVADPLRLYDCCPAADGGAAVVLASAEVAESFTSAPIPVLGSGHATGRSAAYRYDDLTTLEATTLAAEEAYDAAGLSPSDVDVVELHDCFSAAEIGDSEDLGFFEKGEGAAAVAEGRTAVDGELPINPSGGLLAKGHPVGATGIGQVYEVCLQLLGEHENQVDGAEVGLAHNLGGSGAVSTVTVLGGPSHV
- a CDS encoding Zn-ribbon domain-containing OB-fold protein, whose protein sequence is MSESPSPPRFPATRCPDCSLLYGHEAYVCRECGSETFEEAPLDGNGTVYARTTIRVPGSGQQGKEPFEVAVVDVGGAESVRVTARIEDNPGVGPDDPVEFVERREGVFYFRAA
- a CDS encoding NADPH:quinone reductase, whose product is MRAIRYHEHGGPGVLRVDEVEKPIPGEGEIRVELKAAGVNPVDTYLRDGSYQPFTLPMVPGVDFAGVVDEVSAGVDGFDVGDRVFGTGLGNDRYGSTAEYVTAPTDRVAHLSDGVSFVEAGAAGVAAVTAWRAVVDHAALEPAEYCLIHGGSGGVGHAAVQIAAASGSRVVTTASERYHDNLLNLGARTVLDYRRDDLQSAVVEATEGGPSVVVDHMLERYLQFDCDVAAPYARIVLFRNRHLEAGFTNVPAAGGKELQFHLMSMYNAPRLADPLERVDRLLADGLLRVEVAGEYGFDEVAEAHRRVREESFLGKLVVVP
- a CDS encoding acyl-CoA synthetase codes for the protein MTTYERLRDSFSWDDVWDGFDWDGPERFNVAHETVCRHVGSGPAVYWEGAAEGERETLTYADLDERSAQVANALESLGVDRGEPVATLVPRLPELYPTFLGIWRRGAVYVPLFTAFGPNAIEVRAADAGVKTVFTTTDYREKIAAVEDTVGIENVVVIDCEGDGADASDDGDGDDIGNGIGGDDLDYETLVGDQFTTYETAETAADDLCTLEYTSGTTGPPKGCELTHRVLAALYPYLQCSMDLGDDETVWGAADPGWMYGLLTAGIAPVSAGVPNVLYEGEFDPEAWYGVMERYGVTSLATSPTAYRGLLAAGDAHESYDLSLRKGNSAGEPLNPEVMRWFDEELGVTVYDHYGVTECGMVAGNHHACEMDVKPGSMGRPLPGFDVRVVDPETGTETDADEVGELAVARGESTYFRGYWNEPQKTAAAWVEREGRELFLTGDAAERDGDDYLWFVGRADDVILSSGYRIGPFEVESTLLEHEAVAEAAVVGVPDEKRGELVKAYVVTTEGTAHDDELAASIREFVRERLAKHAYPREIEFLDELPKTSSGKIRRVELREDEA
- a CDS encoding enoyl-CoA hydratase/isomerase family protein, which gives rise to MTEHVSYEFADGLSTIRLDRPEKLNAMTLDMWDAVADGVRRADDDGARTIVLTGNGRTFCAGDDIESLADIENPRDARKLADTVLGCFGAIERSPVPVIAKANGSAYGGGFELLISADLTVVPNDAVFALPETRIGAYPFYGAKRLARLVGRQRAADLALTGRELGAGEAVEWGLFARAVDESDLDDAVSDVVAALKRSSPASLETTKTWLNASLRFAGEDEAMRNGLGYLFSGPDAREGARSFLENRDPDFVA